Sequence from the Aspergillus nidulans FGSC A4 chromosome III genome:
CATATTTCTGAGTTAGGTATCGGGCTAGTGTACATTGTTGAGCGCATCGCGGGCTTGCTTGATGGCATCGCGGGCCTCATGCGCTGTTACAGGAAACCGGACCTTTCCGCCATCGCGCACAGTCCTGCGCAGCTGTTCCTCCGTCTCGCGCAGGGCCATTCGACCGTTATCACgcacttcttcttcccagaaTGCCCGCGCGACTTCCCacttccgctgctgccgtcgCAACGAGTAGATCAGACCAACAGCAGCGATGGTGCCGGTTTCGTATACTGATGCTGTCGGTAAAGAGACAGAGGTCAGAACGGAGAGTGCGGTGCATAGTGAGGTTGTCgagatgctgaagaggacTAGACGTTGCGCCATTGCCTGCAGTGATGGTACTGTTGTAGTGAGAAGCTGTTCACGGCTTTTCGCGATTTGAGTGGGCCATGGcactttttcttctccctcttccgGAGGTTCCACGACAGAGACGGCGACATTTTGACTGCCGTTGTCAACATTTATGGCCACCTCCGTGGGTTCTTCTGTAGTAATAAAGGCCTCCTCTGATGGCTCTCGCAGGCCAGCCTGCTCGAGTTGACCAGCGGTCCAGATAACGTCCTTCTCAGCGCGACGCAGGtagctcttctccagaaTCTCCGACGTAATCATGCCCACGTCGTCAACGCGCCAGAACAGCTTCCACCATGCCAGACCGTGCCATGATCTAGTCGCGAACCCTTCCTCAAGCGCGCTGCGCAGTTCTGCATGCGATTTTTCAGCCCACGCGGACACAACCTGATCCATGCTCACTCGTACGACATCCGGCACAGAGgcttcttcctgttcctgggatCTTCTTGTCTCCTCAGTCACTACGCCCTGctcggcggcgtcgattaGCGACGTTATTAATGACCTCAAAGATGTATTCAGAGACCCTTCTTCATTCCGAGCAGTCGATAACCAGTCTATAACCGGCTGCACACCACTGCTGTTCCATCCACGCTCGTACAGAGCCGCGTTCCGTACAGACTCGCGGAACTTATCCAAGGCTTCGGCGGCCTTGTTGGTATccacaaaagaaagccggtCATCGTTGATAGCGAGCCCGGAACCCTCTAGCTCGACAGCCGCAAATATAGAACCCGCTTCCTTCCTAAGGTCCGATTGAGCAATCAACCCACTATAGGCAAGTAGCCCGTCAACTCCTTGCGCGCACACAATACTCCTATGTACCGGATATCGCACCATATTATGCCGTCCCGTATGCGAGGTCCGGATTGTCACTGTCGGCACAAGGAACGCATCT
This genomic interval carries:
- a CDS encoding uncharacterized protein (transcript_id=CADANIAT00006236), which codes for MPLNLRSSFPRSLRRRRGSIASTIPPCSSCATTQQRRNLSTRREPCSAPRFRTQAHLHKSSPISRLNSLARPGAKLYSTAPTTAHTARHVPLRLREVYESLVQLQSIAPEQVNLSRLQLALRGLETEEPLIRVAVLGLNDVVAARKLVRLLLADPLKEREDWEDMLDSVSENGDLERGLLISELANKRRYGEVSESISNHLVPTISVPSQILKKARLEILVTSLGAQTDMSGARLTADAFLVPTVTIRTSHTGRHNMVRYPVHRSIVCAQGVDGLLAYSGLIAQSDLRKEAGSIFAAVELEGSGLAINDDRLSFVDTNKAAEALDKFRESVRNAALYERGWNSSGVQPVIDWLSTARNEEGSLNTSLRSLITSLIDAAEQGVVTEETRRSQEQEEASVPDVVRVSMDQVVSAWAEKSHAELRSALEEGFATRSWHGLAWWKLFWRVDDVGMITSEILEKSYLRRAEKDVIWTAGQLEQAGLREPSEEAFITTEEPTEVAINVDNGSQNVAVSVVEPPEEGEEKVPWPTQIAKSREQLLTTTVPSLQAMAQRLVLFSISTTSLCTALSVLTSVSLPTASVYETGTIAAVGLIYSLRRQQRKWEVARAFWEEEVRDNGRMALRETEEQLRRTVRDGGKVRFPVTAHEARDAIKQARDALNNVH